The DNA region TCCAGGGATGTGAAAGCCAGGTCAGTCAATAGGAAGACAGGATGTTAGATTGAGAGACTCCCCTGGCAAGGGGAACAGACTTGGAGAAGGTGGAGTTTGGGACTGTCCACTTCCGAGTCACAAAACAGCTTGTGGGTGTCTGTTTACTGTTACTCAGTGGGAGTGGCTGGGGACACGCCACCTGGGCAGGGCTTTCGTAATTCTGCATCACTTGGGAAGGTCACAAATTCCCAGCACAACGGACACACCCATGTTCGTAGTCTAACCTCCTAAACACAATcttaaaccaaaaaaagaaagaaagaaaaagaaaaaggagagggaggTTTGGGGAAAGGCTGTGGTCTGGGACACTCAATACCTCCCATGAATAACTCCAATTGGCCTGGTCCTCtccccactccagccccagccagaAGGTCCCTGCTTAGAACACATGTTGGGTACTGAGGGGAGGCAGCCTCATCCCCAAAAGCCTgacttcctgcctctgcctgtgtCTAGCCTGTGGGGAGAGCCTGAAAACCCCCCGTGTGGTGGGCGGGGAGGAGGCCTCTGTGGATTCTTGGCCTTGGCAGGTCAGCATCCAGTACGACAAACAGCACGTCTGTGGAGGGAGCATCCTGGACCCCCACTGGGTCCTCACAGCAGCCCATTGCTTCAGGTAAGGCCCCAGCTATAAGGAGGTCTCTGGGGACCAAGGCCAGTCATGGGCCAGAGAGCTTGGAGTCCTGTCTCCTGACACCCTCCTTCTCTTCAGTCTCCCACTAGAGACGTTTGCCAGGGTGTGGTGGCCCCAATGAAACAATGGCCATGATGCCCTTTGTTAAGCATTTGGGTGTCTGAGCAGAGGGTACTGGTCACCAAGCATGGCCTCTTCCTGGTGGGACACCATCAGATACCCAGagtcctcaccccacccccataTCGTTCAAGCCACAAAGGCTCTTCCCACCTGCCTGAAGTTCCAAGAACTCACTCTTTTTGCTTGTTTCCAGGAAGTTGTTCCAGGGTCTAGAGTCATAGCCACTTCCTCATTATGtctggaaacttttaaaaaattaaaaagcatagaTTCCTTTTCAGTCCACAGAGAGGCCTGGCCTTACCTCAGGGAAGGGCCACTCCCAGGCCCccttcactttttatttatttatttatttatttatttatttatttatttattttgagacagagtcttgctctgtcacctaggctggagtgcaatggtgcaatcttggctcaggctcactgcaacctccgtctcccaggttcaaacaattctcttgcctcagcctcccaaatagctggaactgtaggcatgtgccaccatgccaggctaatttttgtatttttagtagagacagggtttcaccatgttggccaggctgatctcgaactcctgacctcaagtgatccgcccacctcggcctcccaaagtgctgggattacaggtgtgagccaccatatcccaCCCCCCTtcacttttattcattcattcattcaatatctAATGAGCACCTACCAGGTACCAAGCACCAGATGATGCACCCAAGTGCATTAGACCCCACTGCTGTCTTCAAGGCACTCATGATCTAGGCCAGTGTTTCTTaaccatttttgttgttgttgttgttgttgttgtttatttttctgagattctGGCAAGAGCTAGAAattctttcttagaaaaatatctCTGCACACTAAGCTGTTCCTGGCATTGGGAAAAAGAAAGCACGTAATGTAACTGACAGCATGAGTAACACAATGAAAAGGGTTGGAAGAGAGAACGCCAGGACCCCAGAACTCAAGCATTAGAGGAGCCCGTTTCCCAGCCCTCCTTGAGATTTCCTTGGGCAGGTTTCCCTAAGGAAAAAGTGTCAAATCCCCTTTTTGAATTCGACTTCTTGTAAGTGCCAAAAGACTGCCCCTTCTCTACTATCCCTGCCCCACCACCATCTTTCCCTCCCAAGGCAGTGATACCCAGTACCCCAATCCCCAGGGCCCTGGGGACCCAGCCTTTGGCAAAGCCTCCTCAGGCTTGGATCAGGCCTGAACCCAGCTGTCTCTGCCCCCAGGAAACATACCAATGTGTTCAACTGGAAGGTGCGGGCCGGCTCAGACAAACTGGGCAGTTTCCCATCCCTGGCTGTGGCCAAGATCATCATCATTGAATTCAACCCCATGTACCCCAAAGACAATGACATCGCCCTCATGAAGCTGCAGCTCCCACTCACTTTCTCAGGTGAGAAGCAGGGCCTGAGGCCACCCACGGCCCTTCCATCAGTTTTCACACCCACTCTGCTGTTAGCTCACTGAGTGACCTTGGTACATCATTTCTCCTCTCAAGACCTCCGCTTGCCCATTTGTCTGTAACTAATGCGTCAGCCTAACATCACGGATGTCATGAGGCCTCCTCCACTCCATTCCCTGCCAGAGATCCTTCCAAGGCCTGTCTTCCCTGTGTAGAGCCCCTCAATGGAGAACTGGAGTTTCATCCGATCTTGGAGTTTTAGGAGaccttttaaaaagattatcGAGCCCATTCCCCACCACTGACCAATACCCGAGAGCCTGCTCAGTATCCCTGCCAAGGAGTCATTGTGCTCCTGTTCGCTCTCCTCCAGCGGCAGGGAACCCATTACCTGTGAAGCAGCCTGCGGAGTCTTTGAACAGCTCTGTTGGATGCCTTGTGCTTATATTGAAATGTATTTAGATCAGCATTCCCAACTGTGGGGTCCACAAGACACTGGCCCCTTGGAGAGGAGAGGATTCCATtgtcaaataagtttgggaagCATTTTAATACTACAGCTCCCTTCTTGGAGCACATTAGTTTATTAAAGgtatgagaaatttttaaaataatctgttttattgcataaattttctaaatttatttgacCACAGAATCCTTTTTTCATGCCACTTCTACTAGCATCCCATGGAACAAGTGTTCTAGAGACCCTGGTGTGACCCCTTTCAGAGAGCTTAACTGCCAGGCTCTCCTGAACCCTGGGGTATGTTTCAAGATTTGTGCCTGGGAATTGTTTTAATCAGGTATGGTAAGGTGACAGACACAGACACAACTAACTTTGAAAGAAGAGTTTATTATTTACAGTTTCTGAGAGAAACCCCCACAACACAGGGACACCTGGGGAGCAGCTGGGTCCACCAGGAGACAGGAGTGAGGGGAAGGCATGGCCCAGAGCCACCCGTGGCTTCCATGGGCAGGTCTGGCCAAGGTAGGGAAGGCAAGATTGAGCATGCTTGGGATTGGATAGTGTGGACAATTCTCTAGGCTATAGAGGTCAGCCTCTGGTTGTCTAGTATCTGTCCCTGGGGTGATTTAGGGCAGGAAAATGTTGGCTTGGTGTCTGAGAGTCAGATAAAGGAAGTGGTTGGGGATACGGGCTTTGGGTTGTCTGGTTTGCCTATTAAAGGCATGCCCGGAGCCAAGTTGCTTACTATCTGCAGGAATTAGCTAACCCAGTCTCTCCCAGACCAGCAAGATCCCCATAATCATAAAGCATCATAATTTACAGAAAATTAGCAATTATGATGAATAAAAGATCTCCTTTTTCCTCTGTGCTCCTGGCAGGCACGGTCAGGCCCATCTGCCTGCCCTTCTTTGATGAGGAGCTTACTCCAGCCACCCCACTCTGGGTCGTTGGATGGGGCTTTACAAAGCAAAATGGAGGTAAGTCCTGGGTGCAGGACCCCAGGGCAGGAGATGCCCATGTATGAGGAAGCAGCTTCCAGAAGTGATGGGAAGGAGGACCACCCTTCAGAGAAACCCATCCCAGAGGACCAAGCACCAAGGCGCCAGGCAGAAAGCAAAGTGGTTTGGCAATCCAGGGCTGGGGGATAGAAGGCAAGCATGGGAATGTGAGTGTTTTTACCCTCCCAGGGAAGATGTCTGACATACTGCTGCAGGCGTCAGTCCAGGTCATTGACAGCACACGGTGCAATGCAGACGATGCGTACCAGGGGGAAGTCACCGAGAAGATGGTGTGTGCAGGCATCCCGGAAGGGGGTGTGGACACCTGCCAGGTGGGGCCTCCAAGAATCATGGGGAGTTCTAAGAATAGGGTTTAGCTTCTAGAGAGATGAGAAAACCCAGAGGCTGCATGCCCCACAGGAAGCCTTGCATATGACGGGCACTCAATGTGTGATtatgggaggaagaaagggagggaaggaaaggatacAGTCAGATAAAGATGTACGAatagatgagtgggtggatggatggatgcagaCAATCAGAGAGTCTCTTTCACATTCAAAGATGAGgttactggctgggtgtggtggctcacatttgtaatcccagcactctgggaggctgaggcaggcaggtgatttgaggtcaggaattcaagaccagcctggccaacatggtaaaaccccatctctgctaaaaagaatacaaaaattagacgggtatggtggcacacctgtaaccccagctacttgagaggttgagacaggagaattgcttgaacccaggaggcagaggttgcagtgagccaagattgcaccactgcactccagcctgggtgacccagcaagactccatctaaaaacaacaacGATAAAGATTACATTACTCATCCTCCCCACCCACTCTTCTCACTAGCTACAGAATGATTAgccccttgaggtcaggaatccCAGGTCTATTTTCTCTGTGATTGCCCCCAAGCTGCTGAACTACACTAGGAAAGAACTACCACCTGCAGGATGCTAGAAGAGCCCCCTTGCGTGCCCCTCACCCCGGCCTCATTGGCCATCAGGACTGTTTAGCAATCCCTGTAGACCTTCTTCCTTCCCCATACTTTCAGAAGATCGTctgaaccattttctttttttaattttttcttttatgttttttaatagagacagggtcactATGTTGcaccagtctggtctcaaactcctgggttcaagggattctcccatgagccattgtgcttggCCTGAACCATTTTCATTAAAACCCCTACCCTACTCTCACCTCCATTTCCAGTCATTAAATTCCTTCACTTAAGAGGCATCTCTTAGTCATCGCTTGTGTAGCATGAACATGGTAGTCTTTGGAGACCCCTCAGGGATCTCACAGTGGTTGGGAGAAAGGGGGTAGCATTAAACAGGCATTTAGGCTAGTTTTGGGTTCAGAGGGAGGAAGCCCCAGGGGCTAAAGGAGCTGATAAGGACTCCCAGATAAGTGCACTTTTCACTATCTggcattttcttgttttgttatttgCTTGTTCATTGTCTCTCACCCTATTTGACTCTAAGCTTTCTGAGGGCAGGGATCTTTTGGGTTTTTTATCAGTTGGATCCCAATTGCTTAGAACACTACCTGGCACAAAATAGGCACTCTataagtaattaaataaattttggaaCTACTAGGTTAAACAATGATaaccaggctcttttttttttttctgagactgagtctcactctgttgcccaggctagagtgcagcggtttgatctcagctctctgcagcctccgcctctgggtCCGAgtgattctccacctcagcctcctgagcagctgggattataggcgcctgccactatgcccagctaatttttgtatttttaataaagacagggtttcaccatgttggccaggctggtctcgaactcctgacctcgagtgagtcacccgcctcagtctcccaagatgctgggattacaggcgagagccactgcgcctggccaataaccAGACTTTTTTTTACGGCATCTCTCAGAGCCTTTAATTTGCTAATGTGAGCTGTGAATCTCTGAGAGAAGGCTACCAGCACGCTTGCAACTTACTTGCCCACAGACAAGCCCTTCTGCCCCAGAAGAGAAGAGCATTCCAGGGTGCTAATGAGCAAAGAGGGTGAGGGTGGAACATCGGAGAGCAGCAGGGAGTTCAGGGGAACAGACGGGCCAGTTCAGGAAGCCGGGAAGGAgaagcccccaccccccacctcaccTGCCCTCCCCAGCAGTCTCTGTTCTGGTCTCTCACAGGGTGACAGTGGTGGGCCCCTGATGTACCAATCTGACCAGTGGCAGGTGGTGGGCATCGTTAGCTGGGGCTATGGCTGCGGAGGCCCAAGCACCCCAGGAGTGTACACCAAGGTCTCAGCCTATCTTAACTGGATCTACAATGTCCGGAAGGTAAGGCACCTTTGCCGTACCCACTGTGCCTTTCCTCCAGTCCTCTACCCGGGAGGTGCCAATCCATCCTTAGGTTTGATTTAAATGGCTCTGACAACTCTTTACATCCCAAATAACTTTCCCTCCAAGCAAGGGACAGCCTGAGATTGCACTATTAAGGCTGAAATTGCTTAGGTCAGAGATTCCTGTTAAATGCAAATACCTTAGGGAATAGAACACACcaagcctttctttctcttttctgacagAATGAGACTATCAGATCCTTTCTAGAGAGAAGATTCTGATAAGGAAGAGAGTGGAAAGGCTCATGAGACCTCCTGGCCCTCTGCAGGGTAGCGAGAGAAGCAAAGTGCCTCAGAAAAGGAAGACTCATTTTGCACATGTCACCACTTTGTCCATTTTCAAATAATCTGAGTTTCTCTTCATCCGTCTCTCTTATTCTAGGCTGAGCTGTAATGCTGCTGCCCCTTTGCAGTGCTGGGAGCTGCTTCCTTCCTGCCCTGCCCACCTGGGGATCCCCCAAAGTCAGACACAGAGCAAGAGCCCCCTTGGGTACACCCCTCTGCCCACAACCTCAGCATTTCTTGGAACAGCAAAGGGCCTCAATTCCTGTAAGAGACCCTCACAGCCCAGAGGCGCCCAGAGGAAGTCAGCAGCCCTAGCTCAGCCACACTTGGTGCTCCCAGCATCCCAGGGAGAGATGCAGCCCACTGAACAAGCCAGCCTGCAGGCCAGGGTCTCAGGGGTATTGCTAAGCCGAGAAGGAACTTTCCCACACTACTGAATGGAAGCAGGTTGTCTTGTGAAAGCCCAGATCACTGTgggctggagaggaggaggaaagggtcTGTGCCAGCCCTGTCCGTCTTCACCCATCCCCAAGCCTACTGGAGCAAGAAACCAGTTGTACTATAAAATGCACTGCCCTACTGTTGGTGTGATTACTGTTATCtactgttgttattgttattacagCTATGGCCACTATTATTAAAGAGCTATGTGACATCTCTGGCATAGGCTAGCTGGAATGCTTGATAAGAACTGATCTGGGACCATTGAACCTTCATTCTTTGActtggagagaaaaaaagttcTGGGGAAGCAATTGAGTCTCAAAGTAGAGGCAGGGGAAAAAAGAGTTAGGGAGACCAGATCTGCTGAGTGGCAGCAAGAGTGAGCTGCAGATTAGAGAAGCCAGGGTGAGCAAGTTTCATTCCCACACAGGGCCTTCTCCCTttgcttctttccctccctccctgcctgtgaTCATCAGCCAGGAGCCAGGGATAACCTATGCCTTGGGAAGGAGATGAGTTAGGCAGTCAAGGGTGACATTCGATCAGGGATGCCCAAGTGGCTGGAAAGAAATGCTGGTCCTGTGTTCTAACTTTTTCCACCCGGAGAGCCCTCAGTGTGgcttcttacattttaaaaacaaaaaggatcaaCTGCCAGGTATGAGGCAGTTCCTAAGCTGGGTTGTGAGGATGTAAGCATGAATAAGTCCCTGCACTCAAAACGGTCAAAGAATTAAGCCCCATGGACTTTTTTGGCAGCTGTGTGAAAGCCTGGGTTTTCTGAGGACTCTCTTGCTATAGTTAAGTCAGATCCTAGATGAAATATACTTGTTCATATTGTACTAGGTTCTTAGGAAACAACAGAATTCCTCAAatgccaaaaacaaagaaaatagaaacccagaaaaccaaacaaaataaaacaaaactatcagAACTGTGAGCGGAAACTAAGGTGATGATCCGGGAGCAATAAACTAAAATCTTGGGTCAAGACCTATATGGAGGAGGCTGGCAGCGGAGCTAAACCTGGACACGCTGCAGACAAGGGAGCTGAACCAGGGCTCCTACATGAAGCAGAGATAACTGACAGCAGTAAAGGTGGTCTCAAATTGCAGATGGTCTGGAGGAAAATATCTCAAATTTAGAGCCTCAGGATTCCCAAAGATCCTCCAAATATGAACTCACAATCAAAGATCAGagatgttgaaaaataaaaaacaccttaAGTGGGCAGCATAAAAAAACAAGCTAATTTAGAACCCCAAAGGCTTCAGATGTCAGAATAGTAGAGACTTATAATAATAAGCAATATTTACAGAGTATttgtatgtgccagacactactGTAAGTGCTTCATCATGTACTGATTCATTTAATACTCACAGAAATCTATGAGATAGGTATTATTCTTATCCTCACTTGATGGATTAAAAAAACTAAGGCACAAGGGGGTTAAGCTCCTTGCCTGAGGTTATAGACTGTAAGTTGAACATGAGCACTTGGaatacagagtcttgctgtaaACTACCACACTATACCATtatgataatttataaaatatttaaataaaaaatgaatactagttccatattttaaaattacgtTTAACTGTGGTCAAATGCACATAACACAAgttgccatcttaaccatttttaagtgtatagttcagtggtgTTATGTAccttcacattgttgtgcagtcatcaccaccatccatctccagaacagAAGCTCAGTACTCATCAAACAACTCCCTATTtccccctcctcccaacctctggCAACTGCCATTGTGCTTTCAGTCTCTGTGAACTGGATTACTCTGGGTACCTCATTTAAGTGAAGTCATGCAGTATTGGTCTTTTTGtacttgttttatttctcttcgCATTGTGTCTTCaagtttcacccatgttgtagcacgtgtcagaatttcctccctttttagactgaataatattatattgtttataccatattttgtttatccattcatccactgatgaacattCAGGTTACTTCtatcttttggctgttgtgaataatgctgctatgaacatgggtgtacaagtATCTCTTTGAGgccctgctttcaattctct from Rhinopithecus roxellana isolate Shanxi Qingling chromosome 15, ASM756505v1, whole genome shotgun sequence includes:
- the TMPRSS4 gene encoding transmembrane protease serine 4 isoform X2 gives rise to the protein METFRKVGIPIIVALLSLASIIIVVVLIKVILDKYYFLCGQPLHFIPRKQLCDGELDCPLGEDEEHCVKSFPEGPAVAVRLSKDRSTLQVLDPATGNWFSACFDNFTEGLAETACRQMGYSSKPTFRAVEIGPDQDLDVVEITENSQELHVRNSSGPCLSGSLVSLHCLACGESLKTPRVVGGEEASVDSWPWQVSIQYDKQHVCGGSILDPHWVLTAAHCFRKHTNVFNWKVRAGSDKLGSFPSLAVAKIIIIEFNPMYPKDNDIALMKLQLPLTFSGTVRPICLPFFDEELTPATPLWVVGWGFTKQNGGKMSDILLQASVQVIDSTRCNADDAYQGEVTEKMVCAGIPEGGVDTCQGDSGGPLMYQSDQWQVVGIVSWGYGCGGPSTPGVYTKVSAYLNWIYNVRKAEL
- the TMPRSS4 gene encoding transmembrane protease serine 4 isoform X4 produces the protein MDPDSDQPLNSLVKVILDKYYFLCGQPLHFIPRKQLCDGELDCPLGEDEEHCVKSFPEGPAVAVRLSKDRSTLQVLDPATGNWFSACFDNFTEGLAETACRQMGYSSKPTFRAVEIGPDQDLDVVEITENSQELHVRNSSGPCLSGSLVSLHCLACGESLKTPRVVGGEEASVDSWPWQVSIQYDKQHVCGGSILDPHWVLTAAHCFRKHTNVFNWKVRAGSDKLGSFPSLAVAKIIIIEFNPMYPKDNDIALMKLQLPLTFSGTVRPICLPFFDEELTPATPLWVVGWGFTKQNGGKMSDILLQASVQVIDSTRCNADDAYQGEVTEKMVCAGIPEGGVDTCQGDSGGPLMYQSDQWQVVGIVSWGYGCGGPSTPGVYTKVSAYLNWIYNVRKAEL
- the TMPRSS4 gene encoding transmembrane protease serine 4 isoform X5, producing the protein MDPDSDQPLNSLDVSPLRKPRTPMETFRKVGIPIIVALLSLASIIIVVVLIKVILDKYYFLCGQPLHFIPRKQLCDGELDCPLGEDEEHCVKSFPEGPAVAVRLSKDRSTLQVLDPATGNWFSACFDNFTEGLAETACRQMGYSSKPTFRAVEIGPDQDLDVVEITENSQELHVRNSSGPCLSGSLVSLHCLACGESLKTPRVVGGEEASVDSWPWQVSIQYDKQHVCGGSILDPHWVLTAAHCFRKHTNVFNWKVRAGSDKLGSFPSLAVAKIIIIEFNPMYPKDNDIALMKLQLPLTFSGTVRPICLPFFDEELTPATPLWVVGWGFTKQNGGKMSDILLQASVQVIDSTRCNADDAYQGEVTEKMVCAGIPEGGVDTCQAEL
- the TMPRSS4 gene encoding transmembrane protease serine 4 isoform X6, whose translation is MGYSRAVEIGPDQDLDVVEITENSQELHVRNSSGPCLSGSLVSLHCLACGESLKTPRVVGGEEASVDSWPWQVSIQYDKQHVCGGSILDPHWVLTAAHCFRKHTNVFNWKVRAGSDKLGSFPSLAVAKIIIIEFNPMYPKDNDIALMKLQLPLTFSGTVRPICLPFFDEELTPATPLWVVGWGFTKQNGGKMSDILLQASVQVIDSTRCNADDAYQGEVTEKMVCAGIPEGGVDTCQGDSGGPLMYQSDQWQVVGIVSWGYGCGGPSTPGVYTKVSAYLNWIYNVRKAEL
- the TMPRSS4 gene encoding transmembrane protease serine 4 isoform X3 → MDPDSDQPLNSLDVSPLRKPRTPMETFRKVGIPIIVALLSLASIIIVVVLIKVILDKYYFLCGQPLHFIPRKQLCDGELDCPLGEDEEHCVKSFPEGPAVAVRLSKDRSTLQVLDPATGNWFSACFDNFTEGLAETACRQMGYSSKPTFRAVEIGPDQDLDVVEITENSQELHVRNSSGPCLSGSLVSLHCLACGESLKTPRVVGGEEASVDSWPWQVSIQYDKQHVCGGSILDPHWVLTAAHCFRKHTNVFNWKVRAGSDKLGSFPSLAVAKIIIIEFNPMYPKDNDIALMKLQLPLTFSGKMSDILLQASVQVIDSTRCNADDAYQGEVTEKMVCAGIPEGGVDTCQGDSGGPLMYQSDQWQVVGIVSWGYGCGGPSTPGVYTKVSAYLNWIYNVRKAEL
- the TMPRSS4 gene encoding transmembrane protease serine 4 isoform X1; translation: MDPDSDQPLNSLDVSPLRKPRTPMETFRKVGIPIIVALLSLASIIIVVVLIKVILDKYYFLCGQPLHFIPRKQLCDGELDCPLGEDEEHCVKSFPEGPAVAVRLSKDRSTLQVLDPATGNWFSACFDNFTEGLAETACRQMGYSSKPTFRAVEIGPDQDLDVVEITENSQELHVRNSSGPCLSGSLVSLHCLACGESLKTPRVVGGEEASVDSWPWQVSIQYDKQHVCGGSILDPHWVLTAAHCFRKHTNVFNWKVRAGSDKLGSFPSLAVAKIIIIEFNPMYPKDNDIALMKLQLPLTFSGTVRPICLPFFDEELTPATPLWVVGWGFTKQNGGKMSDILLQASVQVIDSTRCNADDAYQGEVTEKMVCAGIPEGGVDTCQGDSGGPLMYQSDQWQVVGIVSWGYGCGGPSTPGVYTKVSAYLNWIYNVRKAEL